A segment of the Mangrovimonas sp. YM274 genome:
TAGCAACTCATCCAGCCGCTATGGCCTTGCATTATGGACAGGCCATTTTTGAAGGTATGAAGGCAACAGTAGGCGCCGATGGTTGCCCAAGATTATTCCGTGCCGACAAGAATGCCGCTCGTTTAAATACCAGTGCCGATAGAATGGGAATGCCTCATTTTCCTGAAGATTTATTTATTGAAGGTTTGAAGCAGTTGGTTGCTTTGGAACATAATTGGATTCCGCCAGCCGAAGGAAGCGCTTTGTATTTACGCCCATTTATGTACGCCGATGAACCTTTTATTGGAATGCGTGCCGCAAACCATTACAAGTTCATTATCATGGCATCGCCGTCAGGTCCGTTTTTTAGCAAACGTATCAAGTTGTGGGCAGAGAAAAAGTACGTGAGAGCTGTTGAAGGGGGAACGGGAGAAGCCAAAGCCGCGGGTAATTATGCTGCGGCGATCAGGCCAACAGAACTTGCCAAGGCTAAAGGTTACGATCAAGTACTTTGGTTGGATGCTGTGGAGCATAAATATATTCAGGAGGTGGGTACCATGAACATCTTCTTCAAAATAGATGGGAAATTTATCACACCAAAACGCGATGGAGCCATTTTGGACGGTATCACCAGAATGAGTGTGATGGATGTTTTAAAAGCTAAAGGTTTTGAAGTGGTGGAGCGTCCAATAAGCATAGATGAAATCAAGGAAGCTGCGAAATTAGGAACTTTGGAGGAGGCTTTTGGAACAGGAACGGCTGTAGGAATTGCCTATATCCAGGAAATTGGAATGGGAGATGAGGTAATCCATGTTTCCGATGAAAGCCCTGTTGGTTTGGATGTGAACGATACGCTTAATGCTATCAAAACAGGAAAGATTGAAGATCCTTTTAACTGGATCATTAAAATTGAAAAGGAATTAGTTTAATGAACAAGGATATTTTAGAAAGAGGATTTTCAAATTTATGTACGGCCAAAGCCATGGCCGAATTGTACGAAGCCAATTTTAAGGTCGTTTCCAAATATGTACATGCAACATCAAGAGGGCATGAGGCGGTACAGACGGCTTTAGGGATGCAATTATTACCGCAGGATTATGCCTTTCCATATTACCGAGATGATGCCATGTTGCTTTCGTTTGGATTACAGCCATACGATTTAATGCTACAGGTACTAGCCAAAAAGGACGATCCATTTTCTGGGGGAAGAACTTACTATTCGCACCCTAGTTTAAAGGATTTGGATAAGCCCAAAATCCCTCACCAGTCTTCGGCAACGGGTATGCAGGCCATTCCTGCAACAGGTGTTGCTATGGGGATGCAATATTTGGAAAAGCAAGGGTTGAAAAATCCTGTTCTTGGTGATGTAGAGCTTTCGGATGACGCACCTATTTCGGTATGTAGTTTGGGAGATGCCTCGGTTACCGAAGGAGAAATTGCCGAAGCCTTTCAAATGGCAGCTTTAAAGCAAATGCCAATTCTGTATTTGGTGCAGGACAATGGTTGGGATATTTCCGCCAATGAAGCGGAGACCCGTGCCCAAAGTGCTTTTGAATATGCCCAAGGGTTTAATGGTTTGGAAGCCATTTCTATTGATGGCGCCAATTTTATTGAGAGTTACGAGGCTATTGAAAAGGTAATTGCTACCATTCGTAAGGAACGTAGACCTTTTTTGGTGCACGCCAAAGTACCGTTGTTGAATCACCACACATCTGGGGTGAGAATGGAATGGTATCGCGATGATTTGGAAGAAGCCAAAACAAGAGATC
Coding sequences within it:
- a CDS encoding branched-chain amino acid aminotransferase, whose amino-acid sequence is MSYNIHITTVEKSKVDTVDFNNIPLGTTFTDHMFICDYENGQWVNPRIEPLAPIATHPAAMALHYGQAIFEGMKATVGADGCPRLFRADKNAARLNTSADRMGMPHFPEDLFIEGLKQLVALEHNWIPPAEGSALYLRPFMYADEPFIGMRAANHYKFIIMASPSGPFFSKRIKLWAEKKYVRAVEGGTGEAKAAGNYAAAIRPTELAKAKGYDQVLWLDAVEHKYIQEVGTMNIFFKIDGKFITPKRDGAILDGITRMSVMDVLKAKGFEVVERPISIDEIKEAAKLGTLEEAFGTGTAVGIAYIQEIGMGDEVIHVSDESPVGLDVNDTLNAIKTGKIEDPFNWIIKIEKELV